A section of the Zavarzinella sp. genome encodes:
- a CDS encoding BlaI/MecI/CopY family transcriptional regulator, with the protein MPVLPPISESERLLLKALWELGPVTVREVLDHVAKQGVDWAYTTVQTMLNRLVTKEYVAISRGTAHLYQATYSRDQLLQQQLTDLADTYCEGTTSPLMLALVEGKQFSAEEIASFRELLDRLEGQQHPEENNS; encoded by the coding sequence ATGCCTGTTTTACCACCGATCAGTGAATCGGAACGCCTGTTACTGAAAGCCCTGTGGGAACTGGGGCCAGTGACCGTGCGTGAAGTTTTGGACCACGTTGCCAAGCAGGGGGTCGACTGGGCCTATACCACTGTGCAGACGATGTTAAACCGTCTGGTGACCAAGGAATACGTTGCCATTTCCCGTGGTACGGCACATCTGTATCAGGCAACCTATTCGCGTGATCAATTATTGCAGCAGCAACTAACCGATCTGGCGGATACCTACTGTGAAGGCACAACCTCGCCATTGATGCTGGCACTGGTGGAAGGCAAACAGTTTTCTGCGGAAGAAATCGCGAGCTTTCGAGAATTACTGGATCGCCTGGAAGGTCAACAGCACCCGGAGGAGAACAATTCATGA
- a CDS encoding M56 family metallopeptidase — MIEWFTSNLLTAAALALLVWVLTKIFKPAPSIVHLFWLIVMLKLIAPPLVAFNIFQVETPLPEPPETVEIAATATVNTEQFSEPAIIWLEDEAAIFEGQMVVEDLVTENVAVEHTEPLPASSPPIVESRLQKDLLLWVGAIWVIGSIVVVWKLGRGVRQFARIAAKGTPPGDDLIREVAVVANRMKIRMPLVKELTCITSPLVWCCWRPTLLWPAGLEKTLPRDGLHAVIVHELAHLKRRDHWVRVLEMIATVVHWWNPLFWMVRQRVRLAAEFACDHLAAKLTNRRSFAEALLQVCSFQPQKRPAPAVGIASNQRREFEERLSMIMSTPFQSRLAFGLKLFTVGAFMAAIPTWTVGQVKPSTKDVKVAVVEQAPSKEELELAKQIAEMQAKLKAIQAAKQKKALSDKPTKSDTVKVPAVQTGKEIQLSVIVMPDGTYKIAGLNTGTDKPATADSKQTEALKLAWLAQNSGKVVPGGAEKKEIRMRMMVMPDGSYKVVGDDAPPAGTKVEEKRIVIAVDASGAGKEGQPKVVQVKPIVIQGEKVVKPEAGAPQALSRATYKLTKEQLASLDALLKSSKGITMEVKAEKDGITVTTTPAAQATINSFIKMLNGEANHAIYFFDSSKTTELKGALPAVSGSWLPANSTPAKTITIIPKPEK, encoded by the coding sequence ATGATCGAATGGTTCACTTCCAATCTGCTTACTGCGGCAGCACTGGCGTTATTGGTGTGGGTACTCACGAAGATTTTCAAGCCAGCACCATCGATTGTGCATCTGTTCTGGCTGATTGTCATGTTGAAGCTGATCGCCCCACCGTTAGTGGCGTTCAACATCTTCCAGGTGGAAACGCCATTGCCCGAGCCACCAGAAACAGTTGAAATCGCAGCAACAGCCACAGTCAATACAGAGCAGTTCAGCGAGCCTGCGATCATCTGGCTGGAAGATGAGGCTGCGATCTTTGAAGGTCAGATGGTAGTTGAGGATTTAGTGACTGAGAATGTGGCAGTGGAACATACAGAACCCCTGCCAGCTTCATCGCCACCCATCGTTGAATCCAGACTGCAGAAAGATCTGCTTCTTTGGGTGGGTGCCATCTGGGTGATCGGCAGCATTGTCGTCGTATGGAAGCTGGGGCGTGGGGTCCGTCAGTTTGCCCGCATTGCTGCGAAAGGTACCCCACCTGGGGATGATCTGATCCGGGAAGTAGCTGTGGTAGCAAATCGCATGAAGATTCGCATGCCACTGGTAAAGGAATTAACGTGCATTACATCGCCCCTCGTGTGGTGCTGCTGGCGGCCCACGCTATTGTGGCCAGCAGGATTGGAGAAAACATTACCCCGTGATGGTTTGCATGCAGTGATAGTGCACGAACTGGCCCACTTAAAACGTCGCGATCATTGGGTGCGTGTTCTGGAAATGATTGCCACCGTTGTGCATTGGTGGAATCCACTGTTTTGGATGGTGCGACAGCGTGTTCGCCTGGCAGCAGAGTTTGCCTGCGATCATCTGGCAGCCAAATTGACTAACAGGCGGAGTTTTGCAGAAGCTCTGCTACAAGTATGTTCTTTTCAACCCCAGAAGCGACCAGCGCCCGCTGTGGGGATTGCAAGTAACCAACGGCGCGAATTTGAGGAGCGATTATCCATGATTATGTCAACACCGTTTCAGTCTCGTCTGGCATTTGGTTTGAAGTTGTTTACCGTGGGTGCCTTCATGGCAGCCATCCCCACCTGGACCGTGGGTCAGGTGAAGCCATCTACAAAAGATGTCAAAGTTGCAGTCGTAGAACAGGCACCTTCGAAAGAAGAACTAGAACTTGCAAAGCAGATTGCCGAAATGCAGGCAAAATTGAAAGCAATCCAGGCAGCAAAACAGAAGAAAGCGCTTTCCGATAAGCCCACCAAATCGGACACAGTCAAAGTCCCTGCTGTGCAAACTGGTAAGGAAATCCAACTCAGTGTAATCGTAATGCCGGATGGCACATACAAAATTGCTGGTTTGAATACTGGCACAGACAAACCTGCAACTGCGGACAGCAAACAAACAGAAGCATTGAAACTCGCTTGGCTGGCACAGAATTCCGGCAAAGTAGTGCCTGGTGGTGCAGAAAAGAAAGAAATTCGGATGCGAATGATGGTGATGCCAGATGGTTCCTACAAAGTGGTCGGGGATGATGCACCACCTGCTGGTACCAAAGTGGAAGAGAAGAGAATTGTGATTGCTGTTGATGCGTCTGGCGCGGGCAAAGAAGGCCAACCGAAAGTTGTGCAGGTCAAACCGATCGTGATTCAAGGTGAGAAAGTTGTTAAACCGGAAGCAGGTGCCCCACAAGCACTATCGCGAGCCACTTACAAACTGACGAAAGAACAATTGGCTAGCCTGGATGCTTTGTTGAAATCGTCCAAAGGGATCACGATGGAAGTAAAAGCGGAGAAAGATGGCATTACCGTGACCACCACACCCGCAGCACAAGCAACCATCAATTCGTTTATCAAAATGCTGAACGGTGAAGCGAACCATGCAATCTACTTTTTTGATAGCTCGAAAACGACTGAATTGAAAGGTGCATTACCTGCGGTATCTGGTAGTTGGTTACCAGCGAATTCAACTCCCGCCAAAACCATTACGATTATCCCCAAACCTGAGAAGTAA